A region of the Oscillospiraceae bacterium genome:
CGAAAAACGTCCAGCATCTCGTCTCGCATCACGGGATCCAGCCCGGAAGTCGGCTCGTCGAGCAGCAGCAGTTTTGCGTCATGGGATAAGGTGACCGCCATGCCGAGTTTCATTTTCATCCCGCGTGACATCGCCTTAAACTTTTGTTTGGGGTCAAGCGAAAATTTTGCAAGGTATTGGTGATAAGCCTTGCTGTCCCACTGCCGATAAAAGGGCTTCACGGCTCTTTCGATATCGATGGGATTCCAGTCCTCTTGAAAATACGGCTGGTCAAACAGTACCCCGAGTTCCTCTTTCAACGATTCATCGTCGCCGGATTTACCCAACACTTCAATTTCTCCGCTGTCTTTTAAGGCCATATTCAGCATCAGTTTCATTGTCGTAGTTTTTCCTGCACCGTTTTGACCGATAAACCCGCAGATATACCCGCTCGGCACCGAAAAACTGATGCCGTCCAGCAAAAAATTCTTATATCTCTTTGACAGATTCTTTATTTCAATCGCGTTGTTCATTTTATCGTTCCCTCCGTCTCATCCAATAGATGATGTAAATCCGCCGTTGTCAGCCCCGCCAGTTTGCCCTGTCGGACGGCAGTTGCCATCGCGGTTTTCGTCTCCGCCAGATGCTTTGCTTTAATCAAATCG
Encoded here:
- a CDS encoding ABC transporter ATP-binding protein; the protein is MNNAIEIKNLSKRYKNFLLDGISFSVPSGYICGFIGQNGAGKTTTMKLMLNMALKDSGEIEVLGKSGDDESLKEELGVLFDQPYFQEDWNPIDIERAVKPFYRQWDSKAYHQYLAKFSLDPKQKFKAMSRGMKMKLGMAVTLSHDAKLLLLDEPTSGLDPVMRDEMLDVFRDYLVEEDRTIFFSTHITSDLEKIADYIIYIQDGRIVYSGLKDELTEKYCLIRGGEGDLPQDKRKSMIGLREHTAGFEGMIEVTETGGFPPEVVIETVTLEDIMVHMSRNGETL